The following proteins are co-located in the Gloeocapsa sp. PCC 7428 genome:
- a CDS encoding carbohydrate ABC transporter permease has translation MLEKASWLTPVLYVILILYAILTFVPFAWALSASFKPLSEIVSGADGFIPQQFTLENYQQIFIQEPLFGRWLFNSIFVAVCVTLGNLIFNSMAGYALARIRFPGNQLFFFLILAVLMVPGQVTLIPTFLILKSLGWLNSYQGLIVPSIVNATFIFMMRQFFINFPKELEEAAALDGLGYLETFFQIVLPLAKPALAAQAIFIFMGSWNNFLTPLLILSETEMFTLPLGLNTFKGQYISYWNYIMAASMMFTLPALLIYVFFNRYFIRGVTFTGGKG, from the coding sequence ATGCTCGAAAAAGCTTCCTGGCTTACACCTGTTTTGTATGTCATCTTAATATTGTATGCGATTTTAACGTTTGTGCCTTTTGCTTGGGCGTTGTCTGCTTCGTTTAAACCGCTATCAGAAATTGTATCAGGCGCAGATGGTTTTATTCCGCAACAGTTCACGTTAGAGAACTACCAACAGATTTTTATACAAGAACCGCTTTTTGGCAGATGGTTATTTAATAGTATATTTGTTGCTGTGTGTGTAACGCTAGGTAATTTAATTTTTAACTCAATGGCGGGCTATGCTTTGGCTCGAATTCGTTTTCCTGGAAATCAACTATTCTTTTTTTTAATCTTAGCAGTTTTGATGGTTCCTGGACAAGTAACTCTGATTCCTACTTTTTTGATTTTGAAATCTTTAGGCTGGCTGAATTCCTATCAAGGACTCATTGTTCCTAGCATTGTCAACGCAACTTTTATTTTTATGATGCGGCAGTTTTTTATTAATTTTCCCAAAGAATTAGAAGAAGCAGCAGCGCTAGACGGGCTAGGGTATTTAGAAACTTTCTTTCAAATTGTGTTGCCATTAGCTAAACCAGCATTAGCGGCACAAGCTATTTTTATTTTTATGGGTTCGTGGAATAATTTCTTAACTCCATTGCTGATTTTATCAGAAACTGAAATGTTCACTTTACCATTAGGTTTAAATACATTTAAAGGACAATATATTAGCTATTGGAATTATATTATGGCAGCATCGATGATGTTTACTTTGCCAGCTTTGTTGATTTATGTCTTTTTTAATCGATATTTTATTCGAGGAGTGACTTTTACAGGAGGTAAGGGATAA
- a CDS encoding cellulose biosynthesis cyclic di-GMP-binding regulatory protein BcsB — protein sequence MHSFRRDRPTRPKTKTIFHSSNNVSPRLLWLVVLGCSTAVLASTTTLTQAQSESTLRQAEQQLIQEYALPKAPARPPVYRPQRATPAPAKSAQPRSPKPAPRATTPAPAATRQVTRSQPPAPAATPRPRQAPRSNPATPIPVTENTAPPSQYVLEFNRSPVVGNRFRLQGIYSEGRLGFTRPRGWQVQSVKALIRFQHSPALFANRSNLTLRVNGTSVGSVPLNRKQSQIGSVLFDIPPNLIQNFNELTMVAQQHNSATCSEPNDQTLWTEILPDSKLIFNYTPQPVPINLSRYPYPFFDELSLDSNQIAYLLPQQMSETWLTAAARFQTSLGRFAEFRPIDTSLVESIDAVEGQRLVIIGTPEEQPALRNLDLPFAIAGNQVLDGNQDPLPEDVGVVMVTTTQDSGVPVLVATGNGTEGVTKAVQALVQSQNRKLATGQGMIVSQLTEAPTPGLRQWPRYLPERDSFELKDLATSNNQPFEDVTVRGSAAPPIEFDFRALPSDRFNRGNSMTLRYSYGPQVNPRTSAVEVLLDGVFIGGERLTSEQGEVRKTLNINLPENLITPTSKIQVAFRLHSKEPPDKCSGIVADQQLSGTVHADTSFHLNRETSVQIPDLKLLQAGYPFTAPQDLSSTAIVLPDTPSETDLLTMLEFSERMGRLSQAESVALQVYTAGTFPSQDQGKYHLVGIGTRQEFPFPEVFQAGGFFLSDVFSRAWGGGTVQALPDEDGVIKSIVSPWNRDRVVLALSAQTETGLERVRQILDKDPWFFQLQKDTVLISSNQQDPAAYDPEGYELKFLQSSPQRRIENASLLSKASRLLQEHWYLLPLGILGIAVVLYGITQTYLKRATVEDKK from the coding sequence ATGCACAGCTTTCGTCGCGATCGACCGACTCGCCCCAAAACTAAAACAATATTCCACTCGTCCAACAATGTATCACCACGGCTTCTTTGGCTAGTGGTGTTAGGTTGTAGTACCGCCGTCCTTGCTTCAACAACGACTTTAACGCAAGCTCAAAGCGAAAGCACGCTGCGGCAAGCAGAACAGCAGTTAATTCAAGAATACGCGTTGCCTAAAGCACCCGCAAGACCGCCAGTTTATCGACCGCAACGCGCTACTCCAGCACCAGCAAAATCTGCACAACCGCGATCGCCAAAGCCTGCACCTCGTGCAACAACACCAGCACCAGCAGCTACACGACAAGTTACGCGATCTCAACCACCTGCACCCGCTGCAACTCCTCGCCCGCGTCAAGCACCAAGATCTAATCCTGCGACACCGATTCCAGTTACCGAAAATACTGCACCTCCCAGTCAATATGTTTTGGAGTTCAATCGCAGTCCGGTTGTTGGCAATCGCTTTCGTTTACAAGGTATTTACTCTGAAGGACGATTGGGGTTTACTCGCCCGCGTGGTTGGCAGGTGCAATCAGTTAAAGCTTTAATTCGCTTTCAACATTCACCAGCGTTGTTTGCAAATCGCTCGAATTTGACACTACGAGTGAATGGTACGAGTGTTGGTAGCGTTCCCTTAAATCGCAAGCAATCACAAATCGGTAGCGTGCTGTTTGACATTCCACCAAATTTGATTCAGAACTTCAATGAGTTAACAATGGTGGCGCAGCAGCATAATTCCGCAACGTGTAGCGAACCGAATGACCAAACACTGTGGACGGAGATTTTGCCCGATTCCAAATTAATCTTTAACTATACTCCTCAGCCCGTTCCGATTAATTTAAGTCGTTATCCTTATCCTTTCTTCGACGAACTCAGTCTTGATTCAAATCAAATTGCGTATTTGCTACCGCAACAAATGAGCGAGACGTGGCTAACCGCAGCGGCTCGTTTTCAAACGTCTTTGGGTAGATTTGCTGAGTTTCGCCCGATTGATACGAGTTTAGTCGAAAGCATTGACGCGGTAGAAGGACAGCGACTAGTTATTATTGGCACGCCCGAAGAACAACCAGCGCTAAGAAACCTCGATCTACCGTTTGCGATCGCTGGCAATCAAGTTCTTGATGGCAATCAAGATCCGCTTCCTGAAGATGTGGGTGTTGTGATGGTGACAACAACTCAAGATAGCGGTGTTCCTGTGCTTGTTGCAACTGGTAATGGGACTGAAGGTGTGACAAAAGCGGTGCAAGCACTTGTACAGTCGCAAAACCGGAAACTTGCCACCGGACAGGGAATGATCGTTTCCCAGTTAACTGAAGCGCCTACACCAGGGTTGCGTCAATGGCCGCGTTATCTTCCTGAGCGCGATTCGTTTGAACTCAAAGATTTAGCAACAAGTAACAATCAACCGTTTGAAGATGTGACGGTTCGCGGTTCCGCTGCGCCACCAATTGAATTTGACTTCCGCGCGTTGCCGAGCGATCGCTTTAATCGCGGTAATTCGATGACTTTGCGTTACAGCTACGGTCCGCAAGTTAATCCACGAACTTCAGCGGTAGAAGTTTTACTCGATGGCGTGTTTATCGGTGGAGAACGTCTGACTTCAGAACAGGGAGAAGTGAGAAAAACACTCAATATCAACTTACCAGAAAATCTGATTACACCCACATCGAAAATTCAAGTTGCATTTCGCTTGCACTCTAAAGAACCACCGGATAAGTGTAGTGGAATTGTTGCCGATCAACAACTTTCTGGGACAGTCCATGCAGATACAAGCTTTCACCTCAATCGCGAAACATCGGTACAAATTCCTGACTTGAAACTTCTGCAAGCTGGTTATCCTTTCACCGCACCGCAGGATCTTTCGAGTACGGCGATTGTTTTACCCGACACGCCTTCAGAAACCGATTTGCTAACGATGTTGGAATTTAGCGAACGCATGGGGCGGTTGAGTCAAGCCGAGTCGGTAGCATTGCAGGTTTATACCGCAGGGACTTTTCCTAGCCAAGATCAGGGCAAGTATCATTTGGTGGGAATTGGTACGCGCCAGGAGTTTCCTTTTCCGGAAGTGTTTCAAGCAGGTGGCTTTTTCCTGAGCGATGTCTTTTCTCGTGCTTGGGGTGGTGGAACCGTACAAGCGTTACCTGATGAAGATGGGGTAATTAAATCAATCGTTTCACCTTGGAATCGCGATCGCGTTGTTTTGGCGCTCAGCGCGCAAACCGAAACCGGCTTAGAACGAGTTCGTCAGATTCTCGATAAAGATCCTTGGTTTTTCCAACTGCAAAAAGATACCGTACTGATTTCCAGCAATCAGCAAGATCCTGCGGCGTACGATCCTGAGGGCTACGAACTCAAGTTTCTCCAAAGTTCGCCACAGCGGCGCATTGAAAATGCAAGTTTGCTGAGTAAAGCATCGCGTTTACTACAAGAACATTGGTACTTATTACCCTTGGGAATTTTGGGTATCGCGGTAGTGCTTTATGGCATCACGCAAACGTATCTCAAGCGGGCTACTGTGGAGGATAAGAAGTAG
- a CDS encoding FAD-dependent hydroxylase, producing the protein MVLEQLEQAVCPQLDCDYDLAIVGGGIVGLTLACALKDSGLRVAVIEAKQHSVAAAKGQAYAVHQLAARIFQGIGVWDKMLPNIAYYHRVRLSDADYPGVVEFQTTDLGTDVIGYVAEHQALLAPLQEFMQECANVTYLCPVEVVETEYKPDFVEISVVSDGKLQTIHTRLLVAADGARSRIRNAAGIKTRGWQYWQSCIVAFVKPEKAHNDTAYERFWASGPFAILPLPGNRCRIVWTAPHEEAKALLALDDAQFLQELQRRYGDQMGKLELEGDRFMFPVQLMQSDRYVLPRLALIGDAAHCCHPVGGQGLNLGVRDAAALAQVLQNAHENSNDIGSIQILQQYERWRKRENLTILGFTDLLDRMFSNNWLPLVVMRRLGLWMLRRIPMFRVYALQLMIGLRGRIPQLAQR; encoded by the coding sequence ATGGTGCTGGAGCAGTTGGAACAAGCGGTTTGTCCTCAGTTGGACTGTGACTATGACTTGGCGATCGTCGGTGGTGGTATTGTGGGGCTGACGCTGGCGTGTGCGCTGAAAGACTCTGGATTGCGCGTCGCGGTGATTGAAGCCAAACAGCATTCTGTCGCAGCGGCGAAAGGACAAGCTTATGCAGTTCACCAACTTGCAGCACGAATTTTTCAGGGAATTGGTGTCTGGGATAAGATGTTACCCAACATTGCATATTATCACCGAGTACGGCTTTCTGATGCAGATTACCCTGGTGTCGTTGAATTTCAAACAACAGATTTAGGCACAGATGTCATCGGGTATGTCGCGGAACACCAAGCGCTGCTAGCACCTTTGCAGGAGTTTATGCAGGAATGCGCTAACGTCACTTATTTGTGTCCGGTAGAAGTTGTCGAGACAGAGTATAAACCAGATTTTGTCGAGATTTCAGTTGTTAGTGATGGGAAATTGCAGACGATCCACACGCGATTACTTGTCGCCGCTGATGGGGCGCGATCGCGCATTCGTAACGCCGCCGGTATCAAAACTCGTGGTTGGCAATACTGGCAATCTTGTATTGTTGCCTTTGTGAAACCAGAAAAGGCTCATAATGATACCGCTTATGAGCGGTTTTGGGCGAGTGGTCCATTTGCGATTTTACCCTTACCAGGGAATCGCTGTCGGATTGTGTGGACAGCACCGCATGAAGAAGCAAAGGCTTTACTTGCTTTGGATGACGCGCAGTTTTTGCAGGAGTTGCAACGTCGCTACGGCGATCAGATGGGGAAACTCGAACTTGAAGGCGATCGCTTTATGTTTCCGGTACAGTTGATGCAGAGCGATCGCTATGTATTACCGCGACTTGCTTTGATTGGTGATGCGGCGCACTGCTGTCATCCTGTGGGTGGTCAAGGGCTAAACTTGGGTGTGCGTGATGCGGCGGCTTTAGCGCAGGTGTTGCAAAATGCGCACGAGAATAGCAATGATATCGGTAGTATTCAGATATTACAGCAGTACGAACGTTGGCGCAAGCGGGAAAATTTAACAATTTTGGGTTTTACTGATTTGTTGGATCGGATGTTTTCTAACAATTGGTTGCCGTTGGTGGTGATGCGGCGGTTGGGTTTGTGGATGCTGCGGCGGATTCCGATGTTTAGGGTTTATGCGTTGCAGTTAATGATTGGGTTGCGGGGACGGATACCGCAGTTAGCGCAGAGGTAA
- a CDS encoding carbohydrate ABC transporter permease has protein sequence MAPTFFIMGIFLLLPIFLAIILSFYKVQPLGDVSYTFRGWRNFWRMFSDERVRIALKNTVEYVAIVVPTQTLLALTLALVLNTQIKGRNFFRVLFFLPTVTSSAVLTLIFMWICNSNGLLNRFLAVLGLPTYNWLGDPSVALKAIMLMNIWATAPLFMVIYLAAMQDIPETLYEAATLDGASAWDKFIYITLPFLQPVTFFIIVMGIIGTFQLFDQSYIFSRGSGGPNNSTLTVVLLIYQYAFKNLDMGYAAALALMLALMIMIVTLIQRMWIQEENFN, from the coding sequence ATGGCTCCTACTTTCTTCATTATGGGAATTTTCTTACTTTTACCAATCTTTTTAGCAATTATTCTATCATTTTACAAAGTTCAACCCTTAGGAGATGTTAGTTATACCTTTAGAGGTTGGCGTAATTTTTGGCGAATGTTTAGTGATGAACGTGTCAGGATTGCTTTAAAAAATACAGTAGAATATGTAGCGATCGTAGTCCCTACACAAACTTTGCTTGCTTTAACTTTAGCGTTAGTTCTCAACACACAAATTAAAGGTAGAAACTTTTTTAGAGTTCTGTTCTTTCTACCGACAGTCACTTCATCGGCTGTTTTAACACTTATTTTTATGTGGATTTGTAACTCTAATGGGTTACTCAATCGCTTTCTTGCTGTTTTAGGTTTACCTACGTATAACTGGCTAGGCGATCCTAGTGTTGCACTCAAAGCAATTATGTTGATGAATATTTGGGCGACTGCGCCTCTTTTTATGGTAATTTATTTAGCAGCAATGCAAGATATTCCAGAAACTCTCTACGAAGCAGCAACGTTAGATGGCGCAAGCGCGTGGGATAAGTTTATCTATATTACTTTACCTTTTTTACAACCCGTCACTTTTTTTATTATTGTCATGGGAATAATTGGAACTTTTCAATTATTCGATCAATCTTACATTTTCTCGCGAGGTTCGGGAGGTCCTAATAACTCTACTTTGACAGTTGTATTATTAATTTATCAATATGCTTTTAAAAATCTTGACATGGGTTATGCAGCAGCGCTTGCACTCATGTTAGCACTTATGATTATGATTGTGACTTTAATTCAGCGGATGTGGATTCAAGAAGAAAATTTTAATTGA
- a CDS encoding YebC/PmpR family DNA-binding transcriptional regulator — MAGHSKWANIKRQKARVDAVKGKTFTQLSRAIIVAARNGVPDPAGNFQLRTAIEKAKAAGIPNENIDRAIAKGAGTYADDSAQLEEIRYEGYGSGGVAILIEALTDNRNRTAADLRAAFSKNGGNLGETGCVSWMFAQKGLAILSGRVDEEKLLEASLEGGADAYELADGMAEVFTNVGNLENLSQHLKNEGFVVSDVELRWIPSNSVEVSDSEQARSLLKLIDTLESLDDVQNVTANFEMADELMALSI, encoded by the coding sequence ATGGCGGGACATAGTAAATGGGCAAATATTAAGCGACAAAAGGCGCGTGTAGATGCAGTTAAAGGAAAAACGTTTACGCAGTTATCGCGGGCTATTATTGTAGCAGCAAGAAATGGCGTACCTGATCCAGCGGGTAATTTTCAGCTACGAACAGCGATTGAAAAAGCAAAAGCTGCTGGAATACCAAATGAAAATATCGATCGCGCGATCGCTAAAGGTGCAGGAACTTACGCAGATGACTCTGCCCAGCTTGAGGAGATTCGCTACGAAGGTTATGGATCGGGCGGTGTCGCGATTCTGATCGAAGCATTGACTGATAACCGCAATCGTACCGCTGCTGATTTGAGAGCCGCGTTTAGTAAAAATGGTGGTAATCTCGGTGAGACAGGTTGTGTCAGTTGGATGTTTGCCCAGAAAGGGCTAGCGATCCTTTCTGGTAGAGTTGATGAAGAGAAGCTGTTAGAAGCATCATTAGAAGGCGGCGCTGACGCGTATGAACTTGCAGATGGTATGGCTGAAGTTTTTACAAACGTAGGTAATTTGGAAAACCTCAGTCAACATCTGAAGAATGAAGGTTTTGTTGTTAGTGACGTGGAGTTACGCTGGATTCCTAGTAATAGTGTCGAAGTCAGTGATTCGGAACAAGCGCGATCGCTACTGAAATTAATTGATACGCTGGAATCTCTCGATGACGTGCAAAACGTTACAGCTAACTTTGAGATGGCAGATGAGTTAATGGCATTGAGCATTTAA
- a CDS encoding HhoA/HhoB/HtrA family serine endopeptidase, with product MHVKSWLMRLSTHILAIALGVILTFSTLRVLPCQAASIAENNTSIAQAKAPITSNSFVTAAVNRVGPAVVRIDTERTVTRRVPEPFLEDPFFRRFFGDGFSQQMPPETLRGLGSGVIIDPSGEILTNAHVVNQADRVTVQLKDGRTFEGTVQGVDEVTDLAVVKIDAGGDVPVAPLGDSSTVQVGDWAIAVGNPLGLDNTVTLGIVSTLKRSSREVGILDKRLEFIQTDAAINPGNSGGPLLNDRGEVIGINTAIRADAMGIGFAIPIDKAKTIKDKLMRGEKIAHPYLGVQMVTLTPQLAKQNNSDPNSPLDVPEMNGVLVVRVIPNSPAAAGGMRRGDVIVQVDRQPVSTAEQLQNIVDNSEVGQTLQIKVQRGKQTQQLSVRTGELENNY from the coding sequence ATGCATGTGAAATCATGGTTGATGCGCCTTAGTACTCATATATTAGCGATCGCGCTGGGAGTTATTCTGACATTTAGCACTTTGCGAGTGTTACCGTGTCAAGCAGCATCTATCGCTGAAAATAACACTAGTATTGCGCAAGCTAAAGCCCCAATAACCTCAAATAGCTTTGTCACCGCCGCAGTCAATCGCGTTGGACCTGCTGTAGTACGCATTGATACCGAGCGTACAGTAACGCGTCGGGTTCCTGAACCATTTCTAGAAGATCCTTTCTTTCGCCGCTTCTTTGGCGACGGCTTTTCGCAACAAATGCCCCCAGAAACTTTACGCGGATTGGGTTCTGGCGTAATCATCGATCCCAGCGGTGAAATTCTTACCAACGCCCACGTTGTCAATCAAGCGGATCGCGTTACCGTACAACTGAAAGATGGACGCACGTTTGAAGGTACAGTTCAAGGTGTCGATGAAGTAACCGATTTAGCCGTCGTTAAGATCGATGCTGGCGGTGATGTGCCAGTTGCACCCTTAGGCGATTCGAGTACAGTACAAGTCGGTGATTGGGCGATCGCTGTTGGTAATCCTTTGGGATTAGATAATACAGTTACCCTCGGAATCGTCAGCACATTAAAACGTTCGAGTCGCGAAGTTGGCATTCTCGATAAACGCCTAGAATTTATTCAAACCGACGCAGCGATCAACCCTGGTAACTCTGGAGGACCATTATTAAACGATCGCGGTGAGGTCATTGGAATTAATACCGCCATCCGTGCAGATGCAATGGGAATTGGTTTTGCGATTCCGATTGACAAAGCCAAAACAATTAAAGACAAGTTGATGCGCGGCGAAAAAATCGCTCATCCTTATTTAGGCGTGCAAATGGTAACACTTACCCCACAGCTAGCGAAACAAAATAACAGCGATCCAAATTCACCGCTTGACGTACCAGAAATGAACGGCGTACTTGTCGTGCGAGTCATCCCGAACTCTCCCGCCGCCGCCGGAGGAATGCGTCGCGGAGATGTAATTGTACAAGTTGACCGTCAACCTGTATCTACAGCCGAGCAACTGCAAAATATCGTAGATAATAGCGAAGTCGGTCAAACCTTACAAATCAAAGTTCAGCGCGGTAAACAAACGCAACAACTATCAGTACGCACTGGCGAACTAGAAAACAACTACTAG
- a CDS encoding glycosyltransferase produces the protein MALFSISLANWLVEDLPQRFDRALEKLEIRHLKWLILPLLLLSVPLITTPLQVWQQGVVTVFLIAIGQIIVRAEQNNPSKSRSEYLHLFMVWLSLVTTLRYLYYRTSYTLNFNNWINGISCVLLYGAELYAVFTLILAYFQTLKIKDRKPVDLKTIPQEQWFTVDIYIPTYNESIEIVRKTALGALATDYPADKKRVYILDDGRKFPERRAELRQMCDEIGCTLLTRENNDHAKAGNINTAFRRTQGDLVLILDCDHIPTRDILQNTVGFFYNPKVSLVQTPHWFYNPDPFERNLMTKGKVPVGNELFYKVLQKGNDFWNAAFFCGSAAVIRKEHVMQIGGIAVETVTEDCHTSLRLHSLGYETVYYDKIMVAGLAPEKFAAYVGQQVRWARGMAQILRIENPMFNPKLKLTLPQRICYFSATSHFFYGFPRLMYAIAPTLFLLFSINPIRGLGLETLAYALPHILLALNTNHITYKHVRFSFWNEIFEFVMAYQAGIVTFLALINPKLGSFNVTDKGQTVDKRTFDWQSVRPLLIVTALVVTSLLAVPFWLLLRPEDSEAVLVNALWCVFNLILLVAACLVAFEQPQLRTAHRLQRHLGAVIYSANQSVPGITVNISETGALIALDSWANLPDEVEVEIIGDYGARAFLNGRIVRWTPINDTQIHVVVDFINPTRAQLDNLVLALYSDVKEWYGQKREIVDRPFQSFKFLATSLTRSFRDFKPERSVKQVRKRVQTTAQIYWEGQFYAGEATEIGASSLRLELDGNATSSEKQLQEQDITKMKQEKPLVGLLVDNNSASNRLLAQIAHVEVCPNDSESDLALTIELQFPEQFKQKQGEKIKELLLTL, from the coding sequence ATGGCTTTATTTAGTATTTCACTTGCAAATTGGCTGGTTGAGGATCTGCCGCAACGTTTTGATCGAGCGCTGGAAAAATTAGAAATCCGTCATCTCAAGTGGCTCATCTTACCGCTTTTGCTGCTATCAGTACCGTTGATTACAACGCCGTTACAAGTTTGGCAGCAAGGTGTTGTGACGGTATTTTTAATTGCGATCGGTCAAATTATCGTTCGCGCCGAGCAAAACAATCCCTCAAAATCGCGCAGCGAATACTTGCACTTGTTCATGGTGTGGCTTAGTCTCGTGACAACGCTACGCTATCTTTACTACCGAACTTCTTACACGCTCAACTTTAACAACTGGATTAATGGCATTAGTTGCGTACTACTTTATGGAGCCGAGTTATACGCAGTTTTTACCCTTATACTTGCCTATTTTCAAACGCTGAAGATTAAAGACCGTAAACCTGTAGACTTGAAGACAATTCCCCAAGAGCAGTGGTTTACAGTTGATATTTATATTCCTACTTACAACGAAAGTATAGAAATTGTCCGTAAAACCGCGCTTGGTGCATTAGCGACTGACTATCCAGCAGATAAAAAACGTGTCTATATTCTCGATGATGGTCGTAAATTCCCTGAGCGGAGAGCAGAGTTACGCCAAATGTGCGATGAAATCGGTTGTACATTGCTAACGCGCGAAAACAACGATCATGCAAAGGCAGGAAACATTAATACTGCGTTTCGCCGTACTCAAGGCGATTTAGTCTTAATTTTAGACTGCGACCACATTCCGACGCGAGATATTCTGCAAAACACGGTAGGCTTTTTTTACAATCCGAAAGTCTCTTTAGTACAAACACCGCACTGGTTTTATAACCCCGATCCGTTTGAACGTAACTTGATGACGAAGGGCAAAGTTCCAGTAGGTAATGAACTGTTTTATAAGGTATTGCAAAAGGGTAATGATTTCTGGAATGCTGCCTTTTTCTGCGGTTCGGCGGCGGTGATTCGCAAAGAACACGTCATGCAAATTGGTGGTATTGCGGTAGAAACTGTTACTGAAGATTGTCATACATCATTGCGCTTGCATTCTTTGGGGTACGAGACGGTTTACTACGACAAAATTATGGTTGCGGGCTTAGCGCCAGAGAAGTTCGCGGCGTATGTTGGTCAACAAGTGCGTTGGGCAAGAGGCATGGCGCAGATCCTGCGAATCGAAAACCCGATGTTCAACCCGAAGTTGAAGCTGACGCTACCGCAACGAATTTGTTATTTTTCGGCAACATCGCACTTTTTCTATGGGTTTCCGCGATTGATGTATGCGATCGCTCCTACGCTATTTTTACTGTTTAGCATTAACCCGATTCGCGGTTTAGGTTTGGAAACCCTTGCGTATGCTTTACCACACATTCTTTTAGCTTTAAACACCAACCACATAACTTACAAACACGTCCGCTTTTCGTTCTGGAACGAAATTTTTGAGTTCGTCATGGCGTACCAAGCAGGAATTGTCACGTTTTTAGCACTCATTAACCCGAAGCTTGGTTCTTTCAACGTTACGGATAAAGGACAAACTGTCGATAAGCGCACTTTTGATTGGCAATCGGTACGCCCACTGTTAATTGTAACTGCGCTGGTTGTCACCTCACTGCTTGCGGTTCCTTTCTGGTTATTACTGCGTCCCGAAGATAGCGAGGCGGTTTTAGTCAACGCGCTGTGGTGCGTTTTTAACTTGATATTATTAGTAGCTGCTTGCCTTGTTGCTTTTGAACAGCCGCAATTACGTACTGCACACCGTTTGCAGCGCCATCTTGGTGCAGTAATTTATAGCGCAAATCAAAGCGTTCCAGGAATTACGGTGAATATTTCAGAAACGGGCGCGCTGATTGCGCTCGATTCGTGGGCTAACTTGCCTGATGAAGTTGAAGTCGAAATTATTGGCGATTACGGCGCGCGCGCATTTCTCAATGGTAGAATTGTCCGCTGGACGCCGATTAATGATACTCAAATTCATGTCGTCGTTGATTTTATTAATCCGACTCGCGCGCAGTTAGATAATTTAGTATTGGCTCTCTATTCAGATGTGAAAGAGTGGTACGGACAAAAGCGCGAAATCGTCGATCGACCGTTTCAGTCATTTAAGTTTCTGGCTACAAGCTTAACACGTTCATTCCGCGACTTTAAGCCAGAGCGTAGTGTCAAACAAGTACGCAAACGCGTTCAAACGACAGCACAAATTTACTGGGAAGGACAATTTTATGCGGGAGAAGCGACTGAAATCGGAGCGAGTAGTTTAAGGCTTGAGCTTGATGGTAATGCTACGTCTTCTGAAAAACAGCTACAAGAGCAGGATATTACAAAGATGAAGCAAGAAAAGCCACTTGTGGGTTTACTTGTTGATAATAACAGCGCTTCCAATCGTCTATTAGCTCAAATTGCTCATGTAGAGGTTTGTCCTAACGACAGCGAGTCTGACTTAGCATTGACAATTGAGTTACAGTTTCCTGAGCAGTTTAAGCAAAAACAAGGTGAGAAGATTAAGGAATTGTTACTGACTTTGTAG
- a CDS encoding DUF72 domain-containing protein: MFRIGCAVWSYKGWVGDFYPAGSRASEFLRLYSRRLTTVEGNTTFYATPDQETVARWAADTPSGFEFCLKLPRELTHQGLLEPSISGALSFLEQMRGLGSRLGPIFAQLPPRYGPECLKDLTAFLGAWSQENAELALEVRHPDWFTEPYASQLTSLLEELGIGRVLLDSRPIYDTPEDVEILSERRKPQLPLQLSITAPFSLIRFISHPQQELNQSFLQEWVSVVDAWLRQGMRVYFFVHCPQEARSPGNARYFQQMLVQHGVAVPPLPWDSVRESPTQLSLF, translated from the coding sequence ATGTTTCGGATTGGGTGCGCGGTGTGGTCGTATAAGGGTTGGGTTGGTGATTTTTATCCGGCGGGGAGTCGGGCGAGTGAGTTTTTGAGGCTTTATAGTCGGCGGTTGACGACGGTTGAAGGGAATACGACTTTTTATGCTACGCCTGATCAGGAAACAGTGGCGCGGTGGGCGGCGGATACGCCGTCGGGATTTGAGTTTTGTTTGAAGTTACCTCGCGAGTTAACGCATCAAGGATTGTTGGAACCTTCAATTTCTGGCGCGTTGAGTTTTTTGGAACAGATGCGAGGGTTGGGAAGTCGCTTGGGACCAATTTTTGCACAATTACCGCCGCGCTATGGACCTGAGTGTTTGAAAGATTTGACGGCGTTTCTCGGTGCTTGGTCGCAGGAAAACGCAGAGTTAGCCTTGGAAGTGCGCCATCCTGACTGGTTTACGGAACCTTATGCAAGTCAATTGACAAGTCTACTAGAAGAGTTGGGTATTGGGCGTGTTTTGCTTGATTCGCGTCCGATTTATGATACGCCAGAAGATGTAGAGATTCTTTCAGAACGTCGCAAGCCTCAGTTACCTTTGCAATTGAGTATCACTGCACCTTTTAGTTTGATTCGTTTTATTAGTCATCCGCAGCAGGAGTTGAATCAAAGCTTTTTGCAAGAGTGGGTGAGTGTTGTTGATGCGTGGTTGCGTCAAGGTATGCGCGTGTATTTTTTTGTACACTGTCCGCAAGAAGCGCGATCGCCTGGTAATGCGCGATATTTTCAACAGATGTTGGTACAACACGGTGTTGCAGTTCCGCCACTTCCTTGGGATAGTGTTCGGGAATCGCCTACGCAGCTTAGTTTGTTTTAA